In a genomic window of Methanosarcina horonobensis HB-1 = JCM 15518:
- a CDS encoding AAA family ATPase, with translation MKVLDLKNTILNIKREFSGYFKERDAEINGSLLALLSGEHILLLGPPGTAKTLLASKICETIEGGNFFHYLLTRFSTPEEVFGPLSLKALEKDEFSRRVEGYLPTAHIALLDEIFKANSSILNSLLTVLNERKYHNGKEVMDVPLFSVFGASNELPEEDESLEALYDRFLFRYSVDYIQHEENLEALIFENTEDFLPSTKLSVENIREIQKKAREMPVDPEVRTIIRELRRELKNSNIFVSDRRWKKIINVLRVASAVNGHTSVNRMTVVLLQHMLWDLPEQKETIRKLILDRVVSGGTDTGKLKQNVLDLRNSVYICLQQELPNTVSCNKCFEEEKKATGGMKSSRFTGMKAPKSLTFNNALDLLKHHMEFPTHTYSLGLDYGNSNGSLSFEAMAEQFRRRYGFEFKLSLDYGDKKLYEKEYENLEERLNYFRKQVQEEEKALEETLRENIWISGQDSKEILMKYHSKNTDIYEIASHLNEIRTLLEKPKIFDVEIEKAEVA, from the coding sequence ATGAAAGTTCTGGATTTAAAAAATACTATTCTCAATATCAAAAGGGAATTCTCTGGCTACTTTAAGGAGCGAGACGCCGAAATTAACGGTTCTCTTCTGGCGCTACTTTCAGGAGAACACATACTTTTGCTGGGCCCTCCGGGCACTGCAAAGACCCTGCTTGCAAGCAAAATCTGCGAAACCATCGAGGGAGGAAATTTTTTCCATTATCTTCTTACTCGTTTTTCCACTCCAGAAGAAGTATTCGGACCTCTTTCTTTAAAGGCACTTGAAAAGGACGAATTCAGCAGGAGAGTAGAAGGTTACCTGCCAACTGCACACATAGCCCTCCTTGACGAGATTTTCAAGGCGAACAGCTCTATCTTAAACAGCCTTCTGACCGTCCTGAACGAGAGAAAATATCATAACGGCAAGGAAGTTATGGATGTCCCTCTCTTTTCCGTTTTCGGGGCTTCCAATGAACTGCCTGAAGAAGATGAAAGCCTTGAAGCCCTTTACGACAGATTCCTCTTCAGGTACAGTGTGGACTATATCCAGCACGAAGAAAATCTTGAAGCCCTCATTTTCGAAAATACGGAAGATTTCCTGCCTTCAACAAAACTTTCGGTTGAAAATATAAGAGAAATCCAGAAAAAAGCAAGGGAAATGCCTGTAGACCCTGAAGTCCGGACAATTATTCGAGAATTGAGAAGAGAGCTTAAAAACTCGAATATCTTCGTTTCGGACAGACGCTGGAAGAAGATTATAAACGTGCTCAGAGTAGCTTCAGCTGTAAACGGGCACACAAGCGTAAACAGGATGACTGTTGTTCTGCTGCAGCATATGCTCTGGGATCTGCCGGAACAGAAAGAAACTATCAGGAAACTTATCCTTGACAGGGTTGTTTCAGGAGGCACTGATACCGGAAAGCTAAAGCAGAATGTGCTTGACCTTAGAAACTCTGTTTACATTTGCCTGCAACAGGAACTTCCGAATACCGTGTCCTGCAATAAGTGCTTTGAAGAGGAGAAAAAGGCTACCGGAGGCATGAAGAGCTCCAGGTTTACCGGGATGAAAGCCCCGAAGAGCCTCACTTTCAATAATGCGCTTGATCTATTAAAACACCATATGGAATTTCCAACTCATACCTATAGTCTCGGGCTTGACTACGGCAATAGTAACGGTTCGTTGAGCTTCGAAGCCATGGCAGAGCAGTTCCGCCGCAGGTATGGATTTGAGTTTAAGTTGAGCCTGGACTACGGAGATAAAAAACTCTACGAAAAAGAGTACGAAAACCTCGAGGAAAGGTTGAACTACTTCAGAAAACAGGTGCAGGAAGAAGAAAAAGCTCTTGAGGAAACCCTCAGGGAAAATATCTGGATTTCAGGACAGGACAGCAAAGAAATTCTGATGAAATACCACTCCAAAAATACGGACATTTACGAGATCGCAAGCCATCTAAATGAAATCCGGACCTTACTGGAAAAACCGAAGATATTCGATGTGGAAATCGAAAAAGCAGAAGTTGCCTGA
- a CDS encoding vWA domain-containing protein: MQNLRSSKKGFENLSESDRTSFDRNFNPSTILNTELREFLATPRKVPHRLREEITEVLIYELLSGKDYEVKDEKCFMEKFGVFYPMFLSMRNQRVWEEIKILAGTNRMAGVFILRTLLEELFTLFEDYEKIEKDLFKKSQKGLERVLKALKELINETQALWERNRLERTESLRNYEWQENSNELCERKRAEEDNQSSQGNFLKRSWDRVENYQGQGSEDLAASERLASMTREFMFSEKAGEAVDSVIEEKIVIKLEELIPLLEDHLEMLEILSMLFPGRAWDHSLQALHREYFENLEKYAALFRKSSDLHEILEQVGRIELEYGSKKLRLSPHSKSEVHTITFSGDIQTLLPIETVKLKNPILKRKFYADMIEEKLLTYQLRGENWNSDIEGKKRKGPVVALVDTSASMRGTPELLAKAVVLAVARRMLRESRDVKVILFSSKWQTVEIELTDKKRMGKEFLEFLKYTFGGGTDFNTALRAGLKAVKGEKAFQGADLLFLTDGSSELSERPLIREWNEIKAERKARIFSLIIGNYDAGGLDQVSDHTYIIHDSGNWQIEESPARFIKAVSRPARMF, encoded by the coding sequence ATGCAGAATCTGAGAAGCTCGAAAAAAGGTTTCGAGAATTTATCCGAATCAGATAGGACATCTTTTGATAGGAACTTTAATCCTTCTACTATACTGAATACTGAACTGAGGGAATTTCTGGCAACTCCCCGAAAAGTTCCTCACAGACTAAGGGAAGAAATTACAGAAGTTCTCATTTATGAACTTCTTTCAGGAAAAGACTACGAAGTAAAGGATGAAAAATGTTTTATGGAAAAATTTGGGGTTTTTTATCCGATGTTTCTTAGTATGAGAAATCAGCGGGTCTGGGAAGAAATAAAAATCCTCGCAGGAACAAACCGCATGGCAGGGGTTTTTATCCTGAGAACCCTGCTCGAAGAGCTTTTTACACTCTTTGAAGATTATGAAAAAATAGAGAAAGATCTCTTTAAAAAATCCCAGAAAGGACTGGAAAGAGTTTTAAAAGCCCTGAAAGAGCTGATCAATGAAACCCAGGCTTTGTGGGAAAGAAACAGACTGGAAAGGACTGAAAGCCTGAGAAATTACGAGTGGCAGGAAAACTCGAACGAACTTTGCGAAAGAAAGAGAGCAGAAGAGGACAACCAGAGTAGCCAGGGAAATTTCCTTAAAAGATCGTGGGATCGGGTAGAAAACTATCAGGGGCAGGGATCTGAAGACCTGGCAGCATCGGAAAGACTTGCCTCAATGACCAGGGAATTCATGTTCAGCGAAAAAGCTGGAGAGGCTGTTGATTCAGTCATTGAAGAAAAGATAGTTATAAAACTTGAGGAGCTTATCCCCCTCCTTGAAGACCACCTTGAAATGCTTGAGATCCTGTCCATGCTTTTTCCGGGAAGAGCATGGGATCATTCTTTACAGGCCCTGCACAGGGAATATTTCGAAAACCTCGAAAAATATGCTGCTCTTTTCAGAAAGAGTTCTGACCTGCATGAGATCCTTGAGCAGGTAGGCAGGATTGAGCTTGAGTATGGCTCAAAAAAACTGCGATTATCACCACACAGCAAAAGCGAAGTGCACACAATCACCTTTTCAGGCGATATCCAGACCCTGCTTCCGATAGAAACCGTAAAGCTCAAAAATCCCATACTGAAGCGCAAGTTCTATGCTGACATGATCGAAGAAAAACTCCTTACATACCAGCTGAGAGGGGAAAACTGGAACTCGGACATTGAAGGAAAAAAAAGGAAGGGACCTGTTGTCGCCCTTGTAGACACTTCTGCTTCCATGCGGGGAACTCCTGAGCTTCTTGCAAAAGCCGTGGTTCTGGCAGTTGCAAGGAGGATGTTAAGAGAAAGCAGGGATGTAAAAGTAATTCTTTTTTCATCAAAATGGCAGACCGTTGAGATTGAACTTACGGATAAGAAACGTATGGGAAAGGAGTTTCTGGAATTTCTCAAGTATACCTTTGGAGGAGGTACAGATTTCAACACAGCACTCCGGGCAGGGCTAAAAGCGGTAAAAGGCGAAAAAGCCTTCCAGGGAGCAGACCTCCTTTTTCTTACGGACGGGAGCTCAGAACTATCAGAGAGACCTCTTATCCGCGAATGGAATGAAATAAAAGCAGAAAGAAAAGCCCGCATCTTTTCCCTGATAATAGGAAACTATGATGCCGGAGGGCTGGACCAGGTCTCAGACCATACCTATATTATCCATGATTCAGGAAACTGGCAGATCGAGGAGAGCCCTGCAAGGTTTATAAAAGCGGTCAGCAGACCTGCGAGGATGTTTTAA